Sequence from the Rutidosis leptorrhynchoides isolate AG116_Rl617_1_P2 chromosome 3, CSIRO_AGI_Rlap_v1, whole genome shotgun sequence genome:
TGTTATGCAGATACATTCACACAAAAGGCAAGGAACTCAACGCGACGTTATTGTGTCATGAGTGCGTACAAAAAGGCATGTTCTTCCTAAACTTTATATTGTGTACATATTTGCAAGACTGTTGTGGGTTAAGTAATATGTCAATATAGGCCGGGTTGTGTTGCACAGGACACTCTTTCTTGAAGATTTGTTTTTTAAAATGTTAATGTGTATTTTAAAAATGATTATAGATAACATAACTAAGTTTATGTCAATAATAAGTGATCGGTAAATTTTATAATATGATATGATTAAAGTTTAAAAGATGAAAGTGTATTACTAACTAAAATTATACCTGGAAAACGGGTCagcttgggtcggtttgggtaaaggGTCAAAACGATTTTGGgatgaaatgggtcatgggtcaaacgaGTAAAAAATTTAAACAGgtccaaacgggtcaggttgggtcggtttgggtaaacaCAATTGAAACGTGTAATGGGTCAAATTGGTCAAATAGGTCAAAATGGTAGTATACTTTTACATTTGGTTGTTTACATATATTATATTGTCTATGTATGTGAAGTTTGTAGCTTTTTTCATCTCTTGACCTAATTTTGTAGTGGGTTTTatgattcatgtatatatatatatatatatatatatatatatatatatatatatatatatatatatatatatatatatatatatatatatatatatatatatattgtctatggttaattgtcatttgtttcAGGTGGTCTTATTTCAAACGGGCGGGTCATGTCACAAGGACAAAACATGTCAGTGTAAAACCAGGTCAGAAAGGTATCACTTTTTTGCAGTTCCAGCGGATCGTTGCTCGGAGCAATGCCAACAACTTATAAATTGCTCTAGGGCCAGCTATCGACCCAATACAATTGTTAATAATGCTTGCAAGAATACTCAACCAGTTCAGTGAGTTGCTTTAACTCAGTTGTGAGAATTTCACTTTTAAGTTGTCGTTTATTGCATCAATCAAGTTTATAATGTTAATGTCTCAAGCGTATATTGTTAACTTCTTGATACAATTCAGTTTTCATTGATACGTAGGTGTTAACACCATTTACCATAAAGGAAAAATAAGGCTGAAACCTTGacaatggattatatacaaggTGATGGTGTAGAGGTGTGTTATTACTTCATATTGATGTTAtttaagttattatgtgctatttgCTTTCGTTAATAGTTGACATCAAGCAATGTCAGTCAAATGAAACATTTGAGGTCTCTATGATTAAAGTTACCATGATTGCTCTTAGAAATAGATATAACACTGTATCTATATGTTTATTGTTTCAAGAGATAATAGAATTGGGAAAATGGGTATGGAATCAGTAGATTGTTAGAATTTTAAGATTTTGTTACCATAAATTTAATGACCGATTTTAAGATTTTAATGACATATATTTGGATTATGCAGTACAATGCAGAGACGAATCGAAATCGGAGTCGATTGGGAAGAGTGGTAAAGTGAATGCATCTGATGTTGAAGGTATGAAGGAAGAGATGAAAATGTTAACCAAAATTTGTCTACTAATGGTACAACTGGTGATATGTAAGTTCTCTTCTTATCTTCATAGTAACAAGTTGAAGTATATGATGTTGTTTTGTAATTTGGAATTGAACTTTACAACAATCGGATGTTGATTCATAATTTACTGATTATAGATTCCAGTTTTAATTCACAATTTTTTAGCTAATCCAAGGGGGTTTATAGGTAGATGAACTTCAAGTAAAGGTTACAAATGAGTTTCTATGTGCATTGAGGTTCAATATATTTATCCTTTTGATTtactaatttatttatttattttgaataaAGGCATGATTCTTCACCATTAGACCTGGTAACATAGGCAGGTCAGATGGATTAGGTATACGGTTAAAACGGGTCGGGCGGGTCGCAAGGAACATATTTGGATAAACTTTGACCTTTGACCCATTAGAAATAAATACATTCCTGTTGAATGCATTCGTATGTTAACTAGGTCTAATATGCCAACTCTATTATCTATATATCATCCCGAAGAGGAGCGTTGTAATGCATATTTGTAAAACGATTTGATGTATTAGTGTATCAAGTTTTGATGTATTATCTAATTACTACCATGTATCAGTGTATCAAGTTTTATTTGTAAAACGATTTGATGTATTGGTAGATCACTTTGATATGAACATTTTGGTACAAAAGATTACAAACTGATTCAATGTGTTTATCTGACACGATGGGTTACCCAATTTGGGCTCCATCTGTATTATTTTACAAGTCATAATTGAATGTTTGTTCTATGTGAGCAGACGAACGATTTGCTCCTGCAGTTACGGACTGATTAAAAGTTTGGCTCTTCCCAGCAAAGTACGTAGCCATAGCAATTTATTATTGTTGTATATGTATTACCTATTACATTTGCATCTACATCCCATAATGCGTGTATCATAACCTTTTTATATCGAGTTCACCCAACGTTTTTGTGCCTCATGAAAGTAAAACTAATAGACTCCATGTTTTTTATTTACTCAATAATTCATTACTTTGTATCATATTCTTTAAAGGGGATGAATAATTAATGGAATGACAGTGAGAAAATCATGTACTTTCGTTGTTGTGCTAATTAATTATTTCTCCGTCTTCAAGAAAGTAACATCTTGCTTAATAAAGCCTGCTACTTTGCTTTTGACAGCCTTCAAGATTATACGCTTCAAATTTAGGAGATTTTAAACGATTTAAAAGCTACAGAGTTAGGATGCAACTTACTATTGCTCAACCAGATGATTGGCATTTTCATTTTCGTGATAGTGAACTTTTAGAAGATGTCTTCTCTCATAGGTTATTCAGATAGTTATTAGGGGTTCTAGACCATCTGATCATTCATGACTTTCAGATAGAAAAAACAATAAGTTTCTCCCCAAATTCGTCGATACTTATCAAAATCAACTATAAATGTTTCCACTCAATTTTCTAATCTTAATGTGTATGAAATCAGGAATCGAGAACAACTATGTCGGTTGGAACCTTACATGCGATGGCGAAACAATAGCTTCTCAACATCTCCATCGACGGTATGTATGAACTAAATTTCTTAATTTTTTTCCCTAATTTCTGTTTTAATCAACTTTATAACTTTTTTTGGTGGTTAATTTTCAAATTTTGAATGTGTCATCCCAGtaataatcaaagtttaagtttttttttaaatcTCATCACCATGTTAAAAACATAATGTCTTTTTGAATTGGGATAAGAGGTATAAGCATCATAGTCTTCTGTAAATGGTTACTGTCATTTTAAATTGGTAAATAGATGTAGATAGATTGATTATAAGATTACAACTACATCTCTAATTCCCATTTTTGATTTGGTATATAAAGTGTTGTTTTTATAAATGGAACTAATCATTCTTTTCGAAGAGTACAAAAACTTCATGAGATCTGCTCAGAACCTTAGCAACCATTGGGTGTATTTCAAAACTCTCATTTTTGTGTTGGTAAATTCGCAATTTATCTCATTTTTTACTACTTTGCCATGTTGGCCTATCAGTCTAATGTGAGAAGTTTTTGTGCAGTGCGTTTTATGACAACATGGTACAGGTTGAAAAACATGTCACGTTGAACAaggtgattattattattgttttatagtTGCTACAATCATCATTCATTATTTTATACATACGTATTCTTTAATTTTGAGATGTACTCTGACCCATTTGTGATCATGTATTAAGATCACAATTACCTTATGATCCATTTGTCATATGTACTTTGTACTACCATTTTTTGCAtatgtatttttttaattttagaaTGCACTCAGACCAAATGTGTGATTTCATTTTCTTTTTATGTCCACACTGtttgatttttaaaattaatatatagttGTTTGGTAAAACCTAACGCTACTACCCTACTCTAATACAATCATTCTAAACATTACTTTTCATTAAACACTCAAAAATCCCCGCGAAGTCGCGAAGTCGCGGGTCTTCAGCTATTTCAAATTTCTACTCAATCCATAATTGTACTAAATTCATAAATTATAATTTAGACATAATATATATACTAATTTATACAATTATTTTTTTGGATATGTATTTACGATTGatgattttatatttaatttgtcatTTCACAGAAAAAGAATTTTGTTCGACAGTGTTTTTCGAATTCAAGTTCTGTTAGGCGTAAGAGTACAACCCCAAATAACCTTCTTGCTGAAGACACACCAAGTCAACAAACATCTGATGCAGTTGCATCTCTCAAAATACCAAAGATTCAACCATTCTGATTTGATGCATTGTCAAATTTTTGCATAAATATAATGTGTGTTTTTTCAACACGCAATACTCATGCTACAATAAACGTGGTCTGATTGTGCAACCACACGAGGCAAATGCCTCAAACAaacttttttatttgtttttatgttgCATTTCAATGACTACATTTCCTTCTAgattttttatataataaatatgtttttggttctcatTATTAATGCTTTTTGTATGTCTACAATAACTGTTTAAGTATTTTATACTATGTTCAACTTTTAATGTTTTTTTACAGATAtatatggtttgttttaaatttTATGTACATACATTGGATACAGAACAACTAACATAACTACTTACATTAAATACAATAATTATAAACATTTTTCTTTACAAACACTCACATAGTCCCGCGAATTCGCGAGTCCTCCACtagttgcgtttaaaataaagtgcatgtattctcagcccaaaaatatatattgcaaaagcaattaaaaagggagcaaatgaaactcaccttagcaacatataaagtcgttcaccaaaatgtgaccgaaactcggattaccaaataaccgtagatctcaacgtatcaatattgtgattcaatatttcagaaaagtacgtagacgtaacggagatgataaacactaggttaaatatacccccgaacattacccataacctccttggcaataacccataattttcttagttctatcccgctcgaaaaattattttgaaagtgatacgctcaagacctcgtcgtagtattttatgtataataataataataataataataataataataataataataataataataataataatataaatataataaataatacggaGGAAAGAATTGGAAAGAAACTGGAAACCAGCTTGAGCTTTTATAGGAttctggcctgctacagtaccccatgcgatcgcacgagttttcagtatttttgccatgcgatcgcatggccgccttatctgtttttgtttgctagttcgtcgacataaaatagtgtttaatgtagcaaatagtgttttattgtagcaaagtcgttttcactgtagcactgtagcaagtacagtttcactgtagcaaatagtgttttactgtagcaaagtcatttttactgtagcaaatagtgttttactgtaggaaagtcgtttttagttgtacatatatatatatatatatacatacatataattgttcatgaatcgtcgagagtagtcaaaggtaattttatatatgaaacagttctaaaattttgagactcaatctaacagactttgtttaacgtgtcaaaataaaaaaatcgtatagagaattggtttaaataagtcgaaatttttcgggtcatcacagtttagcACATTGATATCATTGTTGGAACCTGCTACACGCCTACACCAAAATAGGCGTGTCATATCCACATATCATATGAAGCTACAACTTCGAGTATAATAGATGGGGTTTTTTTATGACCACTCATGAATTGTCCTTGCCATGCAACAGGACAATTCTTTCATTTCCAGTGCATGCAATCGATGCTTCCAAGCATTCCTCTAAAACCATGTTTTGCTTCGTGCGATTCATATAATCGTTGAATATCGTGTGCAGTTAGTTTTCGTACATATTCTTGTTGGTACAAATCAGTAATACACAAACAAAAGTTGTATAAACACATTAATGATGTTTGCTCACTCATATGAAAATATTCGTCAGACATATCACATGTTGTACCGTATGTCAATTGGCGTAACACAGATGGGCACTTTTGATATATTTTAAAACATTGACAACTAGTAGTGTCGggtctttgtttaaaaaaaaatcaaagtgTGCAGGCAAACGATTAAGAGAGCATTCGGATATACCTTGTATGATACGTAGGAATAATTGCGAGCGCATTAAAAAACGTCTCTTAAATTTGTGAGGAGGAAACGTATGAGTTTCACAAAAATAGTCTCTCTATAGATTTCTTCCAGCACCTTCACAATCCCTATAAAGATACATAGATGGTGCTCGTGGGGGGTCTTTCACTTGGGCCTTCATCAGCTTCTCGATCTAGCTCTTCGGAGTACGCAcccataacttttaataataaatcGTCATCGTTTGAAGAATTATCGGTAATAGCTAAATAAGCCTCCATATTTGATGTTTTGTTTAGAAAATTGAAAGAGTAAAAATGAGTGAAAGATAGAAATGTGAGTTGAAATTGTGTTTGATTATGTTGTATTTATATAGAAAAGTTTATCAataaatataatttaaattaaattataatttaataCGGATATAAATATATCCTTTTGAATTGAACCACTATTTTACTTCCACGTTGCTAACCAAGGCTGTACACGCTCGAATTTGTCTCGTGCCTCATTCCAGCATGTCTCACCCAAAGATCCTGCAACACGCCTTGTTAGCCGCCTGCTACAGGCGTGTTAGTCAATTTTAAGCTCCAGCACCCATTGTTACAGATGGTCTAATGATCTTGGGATTTAAGCAGATATTAGAAATGACCCTATTCTGTAAGGAGCAATGCTGAAGATATCGGTTGAAAGGTCAAAGACTCTAAGCGTACTATCCCACTCACTTTCGTTCACCCCACGTCCCCACCTAAGTTTGTCGCGGTTGTTTGTATTTTTCACTTTTGACCCTTTTACTTTTTGTGTTTGTATTTTTCTCCTTTCCTTTTCTTTCCTTTTTAGTACGTGTTTGTATGGTAGTTTGTTCATGGACGTGGGCCTTTTTGGCTCCCATGTTTCTAACATCGACAAGTGTTTATTTATGATTTTCTATatgtttttaaaaataatatacagtaataataataataaatatactccgtaataaataaataataaatgtaaCGTAAATATCATGGCTTTACCAGTATTATTCTTTTTCATGAATACATAGGACGTGACTTGTTATTTCACAGCTTCCAGCAACTCAACTTCCATATACTTGTATAGAAGTTTTATGACGAAAATATTTAGGGTTCtacataaaacctaaaaaaattagtATACAATTATAAATTCTACTAAAGTCATTCTCTATCGTAGTCCGGTTAAGAAACTTCTATTTTTTCACGTAAATATTACATTAGCACAAATCTTTTAAATTTATTTCATTAGCTTTTCATTAAACCCTTGCTATCTTTCACCAAATAGTACCCACAAAAATATCAACAAAATATAATATGTACAATATATAAAGCACAAATTACAAGTAAAATATTAGTGAGTCACATCTCCTCTATGGCAAGGGACGTCAAGGTAGTAACTTGCACATGGTTTCACGTTTCACTTCCTTTCTTTGTGACTAGTTTCGCACGCTACCTACCTTCATTAAGGAAGGTAGGAAATGACATAACCATCGGTCTAAAGTCAATATGTAACTTCGGTGTACAATAAATTCATGCGTGAAAGTAAATTAAAAACATTCATGCATAAGCTTCACACCATGTGGTCTTCGTAATAGAAGAGACATTTGGAGATAAGCTTGTGCTTGTTTAAATTAGTATTTCATAATATAATTTAATTGATGTTTCATATGACAACTTAACAAATACAAATACAATAAAATAAAAAGataacaaaaagaaaaagaaaaaaaaagttgtaTTAACATCATATAATTAAAAAAATGTGCACTTGATGTGTGTTACATGTATAAAACCTCTATTTACTTACTCCGTACTTTTTATGCGGGACAAACATCCTTTACTTTTTACATCCCACATTTGATATAACTAAAACAACTTACAAATTGAATAAACCCTAAAAATAAATAGAAGACTCAAATACTCACTTACATATATAGCTTATGGGGTCTGAATTTATGATACCAATCTCTATTCAAGATTTTGAGTTATAATAATTGTTTGAAAGAGACTTTTATTAACTTTCAGTTATGATTCCTAACTTATTTGAACTATTCTAATGAAGATCTCTACTTactttaatgatatatatatatatatatatatatatatatatatatatatatatatatatatatatatatatatatatatatatatatatatatatatatatatatatatataaaaacttatttGAACTATTCCCTCTTTCCCCTTAATTGTCCCCGAAGAACATCTTAATCTCAAAAGTCAACTTTGAATCAAAAATACCTAAGGATTAAACGAGCATTGAATTCATGCTCAAACAATTAATAGTTATTCGAGCTCGAATTGGAGCATAATTTTGAAAGTTTAATCAAATTCGAATCAAGTTCGAGCCGAATAAACATTGAGTCTAGCCCAAAAATTTCTGACACTATTCCCGAGTCTAGCCCAAAAATTTCAGACACTCTATTCGACTCGCTTCTTTAAGAGTCATGCCCTTAAGACTCAATTCTTTAAGAGTGATGCCATTTAGACTCTTATTAGAGATATTCACTTATATATTTTGGTTTTTTTTTACATTCCGAAGTTCGTTATTTGATTGAGTTATTAACTTTGAAAATCTCCATTCTTCATCTTATACGAACATGTCATTCGACAAAAGAGAGGCCAAAACCTAACATCGTTTAGTGGTTGTAGCATAATTGAACTCCATAGAACTCCATAATCATATCCTATATACTAGCAAATACAAAAAATAAGTGAAACGCACTCGACACAAACAGCCGCATCGTTTGTTTCAACATATTCCAAAAAGTAGGCCAAAATTTCTAAAGAACGATCTTAATCCTAGTGTACGATGATCATGGCCATGGGCCCTACAAGTTCAATGGTCCACCTAGAAGTGAAACAACGAGTTGGACCACATTGCACACTAGAGTTTGTTTTGTAGCAAAAGAGAATAAACCATCAAGAATATACACAATATATGGCGCATATACAGGTTACGCAAGACATGGCAAAACTTGTACAGAGCAAGAAAAAAGTAATGCTCATGCTTAACACGCGCTTTGAGTATACCCACAATAGCTATTGTTTGCCATGTCATCACCACTTTTTGATTGATTACATAGCTGCATTGCCTTCAGGACATGATTATCGTCATGTATCTCAAAAGGGGTGCTGCATTTATGCCAGTAAAACAAGATTACGATTTATAAGTAATAAGGTTATGTGACCATATTAAGGCCGCAGCTTGTAGTCATAGAAACAAAATAAGTAAAATGTACTTACGTGTTAAAATCAAAATGGACTAGCTGCATATCTTCTGAAATTTCCACCTCTAATGTGGCATGAGGCCGAGTCTACAATTAGGAAATAGCAAGAACAAATTAATTACTAGTTCTATTTTCTTAGTAATGATTTTACATGATACGTAGTAATATTTTTACTCAATGTTAAAGTAATTACAGCATTGACCGAACAATTGTATGACCAGAATACCCTTAGTATAATGACAAATTAGAGGGAATCATTGTGGTCCAAAATCAATCTCATCAAAAGTATGCATTTGTGACAATGTGCAAACCAGTAATTCTATATTGTAAGTTTGTCGTATATTGCCGACATATGAAACATTCATAAATGGAACTTGTTCTTATTTTATTGGGAATTGCATCTTCTTTTAAACTATTTAGTGGAATTCAGGTTGTTTACCGTTCTATCATGATAAAAAGCTAAAAAAGAATATAATAAACATGGTCAGATAGATAGATATACCTGCACAAGAATAAAAGGCAAAGCCACACCAGCGGCCGGAGCATTTCCGGAACTATATAATTCCCGATTTCGTTGTATCAGATTCTGAAGACCTTCATACTttgtaaaaggaaaaaaaaaaaaaccaacttAGTGGACAAAAGTATTGTCCTCATTCCATACACAAATTAAGATATACATTTTTTTAAAATGAAAAAATCGTCCTCACTTGATCTTGTAATTCTTGTAAATAAGCTGATTTCTTCTCAAACCTACTTTGTAAAGCAAGCCGGTCACTCTGATTTTTGAATCAACATGGATGTGAATTGTAAATGATAAAATAATatgattataaaaaaataaaattaagaaaAAGCTATAAAATTATCTAGTATGAAAAGAAATATTTGTCAAATTGGATAATAGCTGAGTTTTCAATTTCATAATTAACCTTGAagtttaaaataaaaaatattctaagctGATGGCTGACCTTTAGTTGTTGTATATTGTTAAAGAAAGAAAGGGGCAGACCCTTCCAATGTATATCCTTTTTATCTTTAAACATAATATCCATGGCCGTGAACACATTTAGTGCATCGTATACTCTTCGACGAATATTTTTCTCATCATATTGTTGCCGTGGTAACTGATTAAGTAGAACAAGAGACTAATgaataagcaaaaaaaaaaaatagtttttatGCAATGTGTATTACCAAGGAGTACAGCATATCTAGTACATAAGTTTAAAGAAATGAACCTTGTTAGGAGCATGAATACCATTGACAGGTTTTGAAAATTCAGCTACTAGTTCATCTGCAACCTAAAATTAAACTTTAATGTTCAGCTTTGGCTATCATGATATGACTTTAAATCCGTAAGAAAGTTATAACGATTTACTTTAAATTCATCTAGTTTGATATACAGGACCAATAGACGTTACACATAACGATCTACACTAACTGAGTTGCAAACTGAAAATGTAAAAACAGGGCAATATAAAAGATGATAGATATGACCAAAAAGAAACATTGCCAATATAAGTAAAAATgagaataatattattatattatattctattCTACAATTAGTGAATGTAAAAGTTTATAAAGACTTAATTACTCGTACGGGAAGGTAAATCTGAATTTGGATCATACAATTAAATCCACTAACCTGACTATAGGTAGTTCTTCCCATCTTTTCTACTTTTTGGCACACTAAGAATAcaaataacaaaataaatataaattaaaatgtagTAATGAATAGTCATGGAAACCAAAAATGAGAATAGTGAAATGCTTGCTAAATAGTTTCAAGTGAcacaaacaattatttgtaaatactcAAATTCTTTCTCGAATGGCTATGCGTGTACCAAGTCGAATGGCTATGCGTGTACCAAGTCGTGTTATAATCGTATTTCGTCGTTTATGATTTTCAACTTTCCGGACACTTGGTCTAGAGCTGATTGTCGGGGAGTTTTCGAAGAGTATGGTGTTCTTACAGACGTGTATCTAGCTCGGAAGAGATTATCGAGTGGCCAAGGCTTCGGATACGTTAGATTCGAGGACATTCGCGATGATGAAAGCTTTTCTAAGGTCTTAAATACCATTCAAATAAACGGAAAGAGAATTCGAGCTTTCAAAGCGTTGGAGAGAAAGCAAGGGGCTACTAATCGTTCAGAGTGCTATGATGGAAAAAGCTCCTTCAACGCCGATAGTTATGTGGACTTCCCGGCTGCTCCATGGAACCAAGTTTCATCTAAACCAACTAATTGGGAGGAAAGATCTTATGCTGATAAGCTCACAGGTAACAATCAAGACTATAAGGAGTTTCAGTTTCCGGTGGCTAATCGCATCGAACTTAAGGTCGGTGGTAAAAATCTCGAGTTTAATCTTCCTGATTCATTGAACAATCATAAACTTGTTTTTAGTTATAGCAAAGAGAGTCTATCTTGGACCTTGATAGAAGTGGACTGTAAGTCCTTTGATATCGATGATAAACAAGGTCTACACAATGATGTCGAGTCTCAAGCTAAAGCTAATAACATATCGGAACAATCCTCCTGCCAAGAGGATTCGTACAACACCTCCGGCGATGTTTTGTTCGAGAAGTCAACCACAGGAGAAGAAAGGAGAAGAAAATCAGATCCCAGTTGACAACGACATCAAAAATCCGAACGTCGATAGTATTGGTATTGATTCGCCGGTAATGGCCTTTTCTCTGGTGTTATCTTATGATGATGGTATGAAGGTGGAGGCAACCCAAAAGTCGAGTGGTTCCAATGTAAGCTTTAATGACGAGAAATCAAAAGATGGTCATGTGGCTACTGAGGTTAATGATAGCACGAGTGCAGATGTTTCGAGGGTTGGAGAaattaataacaattttaataataataatacaatgaaACCCAATGAAGAAAGTGACGTTCCAACAAACCCTTTTTCTCCTTGTGATGGTGGACTTGCTAATGAGGAGGAGCTCTCAATTGGGCCAGACCAAGATTCTGAAATGGTCAAACAAGCCTCAAATGGGATGGGCCTGGGTTCAGACGAATGTGATGCGGGTGATCCTAGCCCAATCGGAAGAGATTTTGATGATTTACATGACGTGTCCCCTTGTTTAACATATACCACGATAGCTCGTTTTCGTGTTAAGGGGAAAAAAGCTCATCCTTTGATTaaaagtcatttcattaaacatgtGTGGGGTAGGAGAAATATGAAACGCAATCGGCTTCGGGATAAATTTCGATGGCAAGATAGATATCTTATCAAGAACGTGATGAAAGActcggaagaggatatcgattgctGCTCAGGCTGCTCTTCTTGCGCGTCTTCGGATTCGGAATCATAGTCTAATTAGCTGTTGTGTCGTGTTCTTTTAATATCCTCGTGATTGTGTGTTTCCTATAGCTTCGTGTTTGTTGGTTGTTTGTGCGTTTTTTTGGTGCGGTCGCTTGTAGCCTCGTGTCttgtctagctccttgctagtttgtttcgtttctttatattttaataaaacttacttgcctttcaaaaaaaaaaaaaaaaaaaattctttctcgataaaataacaaaaatacaaactacagaCCTTTCAAGCTAAGCTTCCCGAGTCCTCTACCTTTTTTATCGCCTCGAGTTGCACGTTGacctcgtttcttctttttactgTACATTAACACCCTCCATTTAATTACTAACTCATTAGGTACAAATATCTTACCCTCTAACCACACATATACCGTTTTATATTGTCACAACATTTATATACGTCAACAACATATGTGTTAGCTCCCTTCATTTTGTAAA
This genomic interval carries:
- the LOC139896045 gene encoding transcription factor-like protein DPB isoform X1 — its product is MNNKQQDLGDKIPSSHVSKRRGSGGSTRSRGTTASGQSVSTSGSFRSPSTRSETPVMTPINDTKFNDADDDAESQGGVVVGKKKKRGQRATRGDKKGRGLGKLSLKVCQKVEKMGRTTYSQVADELVAEFSKPVNGIHAPNKLPRQQYDEKNIRRRVYDALNVFTAMDIMFKDKKDIHWKGLPLSFFNNIQQLKSDRLALQSRFEKKSAYLQELQDQYEGLQNLIQRNRELYSSGNAPAAGVALPFILVQTRPHATLEVEISEDMQLVHFDFNTTPFEIHDDNHVLKAMQLCNQSKSGDDMANNSYCGYTQSAC
- the LOC139896045 gene encoding transcription factor-like protein DPB isoform X2, producing MNNKQQDLGDKIPSSHVSKRRGSGGSTRSRGTTASGQSVSTSGSFRSPSTRSETPVMTPINDTKFNDADDDAESQGGVVVGKKKKRGQRATRGDKKVCQKVEKMGRTTYSQVADELVAEFSKPVNGIHAPNKLPRQQYDEKNIRRRVYDALNVFTAMDIMFKDKKDIHWKGLPLSFFNNIQQLKSDRLALQSRFEKKSAYLQELQDQYEGLQNLIQRNRELYSSGNAPAAGVALPFILVQTRPHATLEVEISEDMQLVHFDFNTTPFEIHDDNHVLKAMQLCNQSKSGDDMANNSYCGYTQSAC
- the LOC139896045 gene encoding transcription factor-like protein DPB isoform X4, which encodes MNNKQQDLGDKIPSSHVSKRRGSGGSTRSRGTTASGQSVSTSGSFRSPSTRSETPVMTPINDTKFNDADDDAESQGGVVVGKKKKRGQRATRGDKKGRGLGKLSLKVCQKVEKMGRTTYSQVADELVAEFSKPVNGIHAPNKLPRQQYDEKNIRRRVYDALNVFTAMDIMFKDKKDIHWKGLPLSFFNNIQQLKSDRLALQSRFEKKSAYLQELQDQYEGLQNLIQRNRELYSSGNAPAAGVALPFILVQHPF
- the LOC139896045 gene encoding transcription factor-like protein DPB isoform X3, giving the protein MNNKQQDLGDKIPSSHVSKRRGSGGSTRSRGTTASGQSVSTSGSFRSPSTRSETPVMTPINDTKFNDADDDAESQGGVVVGKKKKRGQRATRGDKKGRGLGKLSLKVCQKVEKMGRTTYSQVADELVAEFSKPVNGIHAPNKLPRQQYDEKNIRRRVYDALNVFTAMDIMFKDKKDIHWKGLPLSFFNNIQQLKSDRLALQSRFEKKSAYLQELQDQYEGLQNLIQRNRELYSSGNAPAAGVALPFILVQTRPHATLEVEISEDMQLVHFDFNT